One genomic region from Daphnia magna isolate NIES linkage group LG10, ASM2063170v1.1, whole genome shotgun sequence encodes:
- the LOC116932895 gene encoding DNA-binding protein RFX2 isoform X7 — MAATPVSFMSADARPAGSSSLNQQQQQQQQQQQQHGSIVAAVVEVVSSNAEVAAQVEACDLTLSSANNNADHLGSEHANSDVAAAAVAALEAEEAAEAKDASEEENDHNNTDHTSPITVTVTSGSTQYIAMAVSGNETLVGDSSVHSTYVQYVDGSPDSALYAATNGQMTYPAYTVVESGAMYSPGNGQYYTSGGGSNSITYSQVAPGQLTQTSGGTFLIQQGVDADGHTLITTTTRASPQTDANGSSSAYLVTGSQSGHSPSSAAVAVGGGADSDSHYSLAHATRVSPATVQWLIDNYETAEGVSLPRSTLYAHYLRHCNEHKLEPVNAASFGKLIRSVFLGLRTRRLGTRGNSKYHYYGIRVKPTSSLNQMSVEESSPPGVQRHHPNGKRGAKGGAHSSSGSLDATSPTHQQYLAHRNLGDAAAALPHWPDLEADSNQLPPGIDIDDLQAFVTLYRDHCEAMLDAVISLQFNTVETIWRHFWRSANNNEAVDVGMEEDPEKILPKAKLYVLSRCEPVLIFVKKADYQFYQSLVEVLIPDVLRPIPGTLTQAIRNFAKGLENWLLAAMNGCPEDIVLVKVAAVNAFSQTLRRYTSLNHLAQAARAVLHNSAQISQMLSDLNRVDFHNVQEQAAWVCRCDPDLVAWLENDFKATLQNQATLEQWAQWLESVVDRVMKPYEGGSTQEFARVARQFLLKWSFYSSMVIRDLTLRSAASFGSFHLIRLLYDEYMFYLVEHRVAMATGETSIAVMGEFLNLTQRSKEEDDVGSPSVPPSPSGSSGSLHVGVTASLSSQKSGANNNSSSHTSSSHHLHSMADGSSNNSKRPKLS; from the exons cagcagcagcagcaacaacaacaacaacaacaacacggcAGTATAGTGGCCGCCGTCGTCGAAGTAGTTAGCAGCAACGCCGAAGTGGCCGCTCAAGTGGAAGCTTGCGATCTTACCTTGTCGTCAGCCAACAACAACGCGGATCATTTG GGATCGGAACACGCAAATTCGGACGTGGCTGCGGCTGCCGTTGCGGCCTTAGAAGCGGAAGAAGCGGCCGAGGCTAAAGACGCTAGTGAAGAAGAGAACGATCACAACAACACGGACCATACGTCGCCGATTACTGTCACCGTGACGTCCGGCAGCACCCAGTATATCGCCATGGCCG TGAGCGGAAACGAGACGTTGGTCGGCGATTCTTCAGTCCACTCCACGTACGTCCAATACGTTGACGGTTCTCCCGATTCGGCTCTTTATGCGGCAACTAACGGGCAAAT GACTTATCCGGCCTATACAGTCGTGGAATCGGGGGCCATGTACTCACCGGGCAACGGCCAATATTACACGAGTGGCGGAGGCAGCAACAGCATCACGTATTCACAG GTGGCTCCGGGACAATTGACTCAGACGAGTGGTGGCACATTTTTGATCCAGCAAGGCGTCGATGCCGATGGGCACACGCTCATTACCACCACTACAAGAGCATCTCCACAAACG GACGCAAATGGTTCTTCTTCTGCTTACCTGGTAACGGGTTCGCAATCTGGTCATAGCCCTTCATCCGCCGCCGTTGCTGTCGGAGGCGGTGCCGATTCCGATTCGCACTACAGTCTGGCCCATGCCACCCGAGTATCACCCGCCACT GTTCAATGGCTCATTGATAATTACGAGACGGCCGAAGGTGTCAGTCTGCCTCGTTCGACCCTCTACGCTCACTATTTGAGGCATTGCAATGAACACAAACTGGAGCCAGTCAATGCCGCCTCTTTTGGCAAACTCATTCGATCCGTCTTTTTGGGATTAAGGACCAGGCGATTGGGCACGAG aggCAATTCCAAGTATCATTATTACGGCATTCGCGTCAAACCGACGTCGTCCCTGAATCAAATGTCGGTGGAGGAATCCAGCCCGCCAGGTGTTCAACGACATCACCCGAACGGCAAACGCGGAGCGAAAGGCGGGGCACACAGCAGCAGCGGGAGCTTGGACGCTACTTCTCCTACCCATCAACAATATTTAG CGCATCGAAATTTAGGTGATGCTGCCGCTGCTTTGCCTCACTGGCCCGACTTGGAAGCCGACAGTAACCAATTGCCGCCAGGCATCGATATCGACGATCTCCAGGCTTTTGTGACCCTTTATCGAGATCATTGCGAG GCCATGCTGGACGCCGTCATCAGCTTGCAGTTCAACACGGTGGAAACGATTTGGCGCCACTTTTGGCGTAGCGCCAATAACAACGAGGCCGTCGACGTCGGTATGGAAGAGGATCCTGAAAAAATCTTGCCAAA GGCTAAACTTTATGTCCTATCGCGTTGCGAACCTGTTTTGATTTTCGTCAAAAAAGCCGATTATCAGTTCTATCAGAGCCTGGTGGAAGTGCTCATACCCGACGTGCTTAGACCCATCCCGGGCACGTTGACGCAGGCCATCCGCAATTTCGCCAAAGGACTGGAAAATTGGCTCTTGGCGGCCATGAACGGTTGCCCGGAAGATATCGTCCTCGTCAAG GTGGCGGCGGTTAACGCCTTCTCGCAAACGCTGCGGCGCTACACTTCTCTGAACCATTTGGCTCAAGCGGCCCGGGCCGTGCTGCACAATTCGGCGCAAATTAGTCAAATGCTTTCAGATCTCAATCGTGTCGATTTTCACAACGTCCAGGAGCAG GCTGCCTGGGTGTGCCGTTGCGATCCGGATCTAGTCGCCTGGTTGGAGAACGATTTCAAAGCGACGCTACAAAACCAGGCCACGCTGGAACAGTGGGCTCAGTGGCTCGAAAGCGTCGTCGATCGAGTCATGAAACCCTACGAGGGTGGGTCGACGCAGGAGTTTGCCCGCGTGGCACGCCAGTTTCTGCTCAAATGGTCGTTTTACAG TTCGATGGTGATTCGTGATTTGACTCTAAGGAGTGCCGCGTCGTTCGGTTCCTTCCATTTGATTCGACTCCTCTACGATGAGTACATGTTCTATTTGGTGGAGCACCGTGTCGCCATGGCGACCGGGGAGACGTCGATCGCCGTCATGGGCGAATTCTTGAATTTGACGCAGCGCTCAAAAGAAGAGGACGATGTCGGTTCCCCGTCCGTCCCGCCGTCACCCAGTGGCTCGTCGGGATCGCTTCACGTTGGTGTCACGGCTTCCCTGTCGTCGCAGAAATCGGgtgccaacaacaacagcagtaGCCACACGAGCAGTAGTCATCATTTGCATTCGATGGCCGATGGCAGCTCCAACAACTCTAAACGGCCAAAACTGAGTTGA
- the LOC116932895 gene encoding DNA-binding protein RFX2 isoform X3, translated as MAATPVSFMSADARPAGSSSLNQQQQQQQQQQQQHGSIVAAVVEVVSSNAEVAAQVEACDLTLSSANNNADHLGSEHANSDVAAAAVAALEAEEAAEAKDASEEENDHNNTDHTSPITVTVTSGSTQYIAMAADGAVSDRSVYTSLTPVHAPASIVVSGNETLVGDSSVHSTYVQYVDGSPDSALYAATNGTYPAYTVVESGAMYSPGNGQYYTSGGGSNSITYSQVAPGQLTQTSGGTFLIQQGVDADGHTLITTTTRASPQTDANGSSSAYLVTGSQSGHSPSSAAVAVGGGADSDSHYSLAHATRVSPATVQWLIDNYETAEGVSLPRSTLYAHYLRHCNEHKLEPVNAASFGKLIRSVFLGLRTRRLGTRGNSKYHYYGIRVKPTSSLNQMSVEESSPPGVQRHHPNGKRGAKGGAHSSSGSLDATSPTHQQYLAHRNLGDAAAALPHWPDLEADSNQLPPGIDIDDLQAFVTLYRDHCEAMLDAVISLQFNTVETIWRHFWRSANNNEAVDVGMEEDPEKILPKAKLYVLSRCEPVLIFVKKADYQFYQSLVEVLIPDVLRPIPGTLTQAIRNFAKGLENWLLAAMNGCPEDIVLVKVAAVNAFSQTLRRYTSLNHLAQAARAVLHNSAQISQMLSDLNRVDFHNVQEQAAWVCRCDPDLVAWLENDFKATLQNQATLEQWAQWLESVVDRVMKPYEGGSTQEFARVARQFLLKWSFYSSMVIRDLTLRSAASFGSFHLIRLLYDEYMFYLVEHRVAMATGETSIAVMGEFLNLTQRSKEEDDVGSPSVPPSPSGSSGSLHVGVTASLSSQKSGANNNSSSHTSSSHHLHSMADGSSNNSKRPKLS; from the exons cagcagcagcagcaacaacaacaacaacaacaacacggcAGTATAGTGGCCGCCGTCGTCGAAGTAGTTAGCAGCAACGCCGAAGTGGCCGCTCAAGTGGAAGCTTGCGATCTTACCTTGTCGTCAGCCAACAACAACGCGGATCATTTG GGATCGGAACACGCAAATTCGGACGTGGCTGCGGCTGCCGTTGCGGCCTTAGAAGCGGAAGAAGCGGCCGAGGCTAAAGACGCTAGTGAAGAAGAGAACGATCACAACAACACGGACCATACGTCGCCGATTACTGTCACCGTGACGTCCGGCAGCACCCAGTATATCGCCATGGCCG cCGACGGTGCGGTATCCGACCGATCCGTCTACACTTCTCTGACCCCCGTTCACGCTCCTGCGTCCATCGTAG TGAGCGGAAACGAGACGTTGGTCGGCGATTCTTCAGTCCACTCCACGTACGTCCAATACGTTGACGGTTCTCCCGATTCGGCTCTTTATGCGGCAACTAACGG GACTTATCCGGCCTATACAGTCGTGGAATCGGGGGCCATGTACTCACCGGGCAACGGCCAATATTACACGAGTGGCGGAGGCAGCAACAGCATCACGTATTCACAG GTGGCTCCGGGACAATTGACTCAGACGAGTGGTGGCACATTTTTGATCCAGCAAGGCGTCGATGCCGATGGGCACACGCTCATTACCACCACTACAAGAGCATCTCCACAAACG GACGCAAATGGTTCTTCTTCTGCTTACCTGGTAACGGGTTCGCAATCTGGTCATAGCCCTTCATCCGCCGCCGTTGCTGTCGGAGGCGGTGCCGATTCCGATTCGCACTACAGTCTGGCCCATGCCACCCGAGTATCACCCGCCACT GTTCAATGGCTCATTGATAATTACGAGACGGCCGAAGGTGTCAGTCTGCCTCGTTCGACCCTCTACGCTCACTATTTGAGGCATTGCAATGAACACAAACTGGAGCCAGTCAATGCCGCCTCTTTTGGCAAACTCATTCGATCCGTCTTTTTGGGATTAAGGACCAGGCGATTGGGCACGAG aggCAATTCCAAGTATCATTATTACGGCATTCGCGTCAAACCGACGTCGTCCCTGAATCAAATGTCGGTGGAGGAATCCAGCCCGCCAGGTGTTCAACGACATCACCCGAACGGCAAACGCGGAGCGAAAGGCGGGGCACACAGCAGCAGCGGGAGCTTGGACGCTACTTCTCCTACCCATCAACAATATTTAG CGCATCGAAATTTAGGTGATGCTGCCGCTGCTTTGCCTCACTGGCCCGACTTGGAAGCCGACAGTAACCAATTGCCGCCAGGCATCGATATCGACGATCTCCAGGCTTTTGTGACCCTTTATCGAGATCATTGCGAG GCCATGCTGGACGCCGTCATCAGCTTGCAGTTCAACACGGTGGAAACGATTTGGCGCCACTTTTGGCGTAGCGCCAATAACAACGAGGCCGTCGACGTCGGTATGGAAGAGGATCCTGAAAAAATCTTGCCAAA GGCTAAACTTTATGTCCTATCGCGTTGCGAACCTGTTTTGATTTTCGTCAAAAAAGCCGATTATCAGTTCTATCAGAGCCTGGTGGAAGTGCTCATACCCGACGTGCTTAGACCCATCCCGGGCACGTTGACGCAGGCCATCCGCAATTTCGCCAAAGGACTGGAAAATTGGCTCTTGGCGGCCATGAACGGTTGCCCGGAAGATATCGTCCTCGTCAAG GTGGCGGCGGTTAACGCCTTCTCGCAAACGCTGCGGCGCTACACTTCTCTGAACCATTTGGCTCAAGCGGCCCGGGCCGTGCTGCACAATTCGGCGCAAATTAGTCAAATGCTTTCAGATCTCAATCGTGTCGATTTTCACAACGTCCAGGAGCAG GCTGCCTGGGTGTGCCGTTGCGATCCGGATCTAGTCGCCTGGTTGGAGAACGATTTCAAAGCGACGCTACAAAACCAGGCCACGCTGGAACAGTGGGCTCAGTGGCTCGAAAGCGTCGTCGATCGAGTCATGAAACCCTACGAGGGTGGGTCGACGCAGGAGTTTGCCCGCGTGGCACGCCAGTTTCTGCTCAAATGGTCGTTTTACAG TTCGATGGTGATTCGTGATTTGACTCTAAGGAGTGCCGCGTCGTTCGGTTCCTTCCATTTGATTCGACTCCTCTACGATGAGTACATGTTCTATTTGGTGGAGCACCGTGTCGCCATGGCGACCGGGGAGACGTCGATCGCCGTCATGGGCGAATTCTTGAATTTGACGCAGCGCTCAAAAGAAGAGGACGATGTCGGTTCCCCGTCCGTCCCGCCGTCACCCAGTGGCTCGTCGGGATCGCTTCACGTTGGTGTCACGGCTTCCCTGTCGTCGCAGAAATCGGgtgccaacaacaacagcagtaGCCACACGAGCAGTAGTCATCATTTGCATTCGATGGCCGATGGCAGCTCCAACAACTCTAAACGGCCAAAACTGAGTTGA